The Amycolatopsis mongoliensis genome includes a window with the following:
- a CDS encoding MaoC family dehydratase, with amino-acid sequence MTVTEGTELPPLTIEATPTFVVSTALATRDFQDVHHDRDAAVARGSKDIFLNILTDTGLVQRFVSAWAGPEALIRSIKIRLGVPCYAYDTLTFTGRVVSREGNDVVVSVSGVDSLGEHVAGTVEVTLP; translated from the coding sequence ATGACCGTCACCGAAGGGACCGAGCTGCCGCCGCTGACGATCGAGGCGACGCCGACGTTCGTCGTCAGCACGGCCCTGGCCACCCGCGACTTCCAGGACGTGCACCACGACCGCGACGCGGCCGTGGCGCGCGGGTCGAAAGACATCTTTCTCAACATCCTCACCGACACCGGCCTGGTCCAGCGGTTCGTGTCGGCGTGGGCCGGCCCGGAGGCGCTGATCCGGTCGATCAAGATCCGGCTCGGCGTGCCGTGCTACGCCTACGACACGCTGACGTTCACCGGCCGCGTGGTCTCGCGCGAGGGCAACGACGTCGTCGTGTCGGTGTCCGGGGTGGATTCGCTCGGCGAGCATGTCGCCGGGACCGTGGAGGTGACGCTGCCGTGA